A region of Cellulophaga sp. RHA19 DNA encodes the following proteins:
- a CDS encoding quinol:cytochrome C oxidoreductase, protein MYTFSNRLKIASFILMAVGAIGIAIGFISMPSTVEDAKEIVASHTSGHGDHEVAAEDHKSDAHGNSAHAEGHDSSHDEHLLHQLQNKPWAALYVAAFFFFMIALGVLAFYAIQRAAQAGWSPLLFRVMEGITAYLAPGGIIVFVILLASVAHMNHLFVWMDADVVAHDKLLQGKAGYLNGTFFLIRAAIFLGGWIAYRTISRKLSLAQDAADDNTNFVKNFRWSAGFLVFYLVSESMMSWDWIMSVDPHWFSTLFGWYVFASMFVSGITVIAMVTIYLKSKGLLEDVNDSHIHDLAKFMFGISIFWTYLWFAQFMLIWYANIPEEVTYYVTRIQDYNLPFFGMVAMNFLFPLLLLMNSDYKRVNWFVIMAGVVILAGHYLDIFNMIMPATVGDQWSIGLSEICSVLFFAGLFIFVVFRALTTAPLQPKRNPFIGESKHFHY, encoded by the coding sequence ATGTACACTTTTTCAAACAGACTAAAAATAGCTTCTTTTATATTAATGGCTGTTGGTGCTATAGGTATTGCAATAGGCTTTATCTCTATGCCTAGCACAGTAGAAGATGCTAAAGAAATTGTAGCTAGCCATACTAGTGGTCACGGAGATCATGAAGTTGCTGCAGAAGACCATAAATCAGATGCTCATGGCAATTCTGCTCACGCAGAAGGTCATGATAGTAGTCATGATGAGCATTTATTACATCAATTGCAAAACAAACCTTGGGCTGCATTGTATGTTGCTGCTTTCTTTTTCTTTATGATAGCATTAGGTGTATTAGCATTTTATGCAATACAAAGAGCAGCACAGGCAGGTTGGTCTCCTTTATTATTTAGAGTAATGGAAGGTATAACGGCTTACTTGGCACCAGGAGGTATTATTGTTTTTGTAATATTACTTGCTTCTGTAGCGCATATGAACCATTTATTTGTTTGGATGGATGCAGATGTTGTAGCACACGATAAATTATTGCAGGGTAAAGCGGGTTACTTAAATGGAACTTTCTTTTTAATAAGAGCTGCTATTTTCTTAGGAGGATGGATTGCTTATAGAACAATATCTCGTAAATTATCTTTAGCACAAGATGCTGCTGATGATAATACTAACTTTGTTAAAAACTTTAGATGGTCTGCAGGTTTCCTAGTATTTTACTTGGTATCTGAGTCTATGATGTCTTGGGATTGGATAATGAGTGTAGATCCACACTGGTTTAGTACTCTGTTTGGTTGGTATGTGTTTGCTAGTATGTTTGTGTCTGGTATTACAGTTATAGCAATGGTAACAATATACTTAAAGTCTAAGGGTCTTTTAGAAGATGTAAACGATAGTCATATTCATGATTTAGCCAAGTTTATGTTTGGTATTAGTATTTTCTGGACCTACTTATGGTTTGCTCAGTTTATGCTTATATGGTACGCTAACATACCTGAAGAGGTTACATACTATGTAACAAGAATACAAGATTATAACTTGCCATTTTTTGGAATGGTAGCTATGAACTTCTTGTTTCCATTATTATTGTTAATGAATAGTGATTACAAAAGAGTTAACTGGTTTGTTATTATGGCAGGTGTAGTTATACTAGCGGGTCACTACTTAGATATATTTAATATGATTATGCCTGCAACAGTAGGAGATCAATGGTCTATAGGATTGTCAGAAATATGTTCTGTTTTATTCTTTGCCGGTCTGTTTATTTTTGTTGTTTTTAGAGCTTTAACAACAGCTCCATTACAGCCAAAGAGAAATCCATTTATTGGAGAGAGCAAGCATTTTCATTATTAA
- a CDS encoding c-type cytochrome, which translates to MKIFKNIGLVLGIALLMASCADKNSPNYQYMPNMYEAVGYETYQKVDFLPSGMEAGLPVENTISRGHMPYEFANDIEGKELARLQASPLDSLKTEVNLTKGKELYAINCAICHGNKGDGQGNLVKREKILGVPNYADAGRNITVGSTYHTIYYGLNSMGSYANQLNHDERWQVAEYVMQLKQDLTK; encoded by the coding sequence ATGAAGATATTTAAAAATATAGGTTTGGTTTTAGGAATAGCTCTTCTTATGGCATCTTGTGCAGATAAGAACAGTCCTAATTACCAATATATGCCTAATATGTACGAGGCAGTAGGTTATGAAACGTACCAAAAAGTAGATTTTTTACCTAGCGGTATGGAAGCTGGTTTGCCAGTAGAAAACACTATATCTAGAGGTCATATGCCTTATGAGTTTGCTAATGATATTGAAGGTAAAGAATTAGCTCGTTTGCAGGCTAGCCCATTAGACTCTTTAAAAACAGAAGTTAATTTAACTAAAGGTAAAGAGTTGTATGCTATTAACTGTGCAATTTGTCACGGTAATAAGGGTGATGGTCAAGGGAATTTAGTGAAGAGAGAGAAAATATTAGGTGTTCCTAATTATGCAGATGCAGGAAGAAATATTACAGTAGGTAGCACTTACCATACTATTTATTACGGATTAAATTCGATGGGTTCTTACGCTAATCAACTTAATCACGATGAACGTTGGCAAGTTGCGGAATACGTAATGCAATTGAAACAAGACTTAACTAAATAA
- a CDS encoding DUF3341 domain-containing protein, whose amino-acid sequence MASKVIHAFYNDDDILMLAVKKVKAAKHHIEEVYCPFPVHGLDKAMGLAPTRIAITAFIYGCIGITIATLMMNYIMIEDWPQDIGGKPSFSYLENMPAFVPIMFELTVFFAAHLMVITFYMRSKLWPFKQAENPDVRTTDDLFLMEIEIHDNEEELKSLLADTGAVEINISEK is encoded by the coding sequence ATGGCATCTAAAGTTATTCACGCATTTTATAATGATGATGATATATTGATGCTCGCTGTTAAGAAAGTAAAAGCAGCTAAGCATCATATAGAAGAGGTATATTGTCCTTTTCCTGTTCACGGGTTAGACAAAGCTATGGGGCTTGCTCCTACTAGAATAGCCATAACTGCTTTTATTTATGGTTGTATAGGTATTACAATAGCAACTCTTATGATGAATTACATCATGATAGAAGATTGGCCTCAGGATATTGGTGGTAAACCTAGTTTTAGTTACCTAGAAAATATGCCGGCCTTTGTTCCAATTATGTTTGAACTTACTGTGTTTTTTGCAGCTCACTTAATGGTTATAACTTTTTACATGAGAAGTAAATTGTGGCCTTTTAAACAAGCTGAAAATCCAGATGTAAGAACAACAGATGATCTATTTTTAATGGAAATAGAAATTCATGATAATGAAGAAGAATTAAAATCTTTGTTAGCAGACACAGGAGCAGTAGAAATTAATATTTCAGAAAAATAG
- the nrfD gene encoding NrfD/PsrC family molybdoenzyme membrane anchor subunit: MASHYEAPIRKPLVIGDKGYHDVTVDIAAPVEGKANKQWWIVFSIALIAFLWGVGCIIYTVSTGIGTWGLNKTVGWAWDITNFVWWVGIGHAGTLISAVLLLFRQKWRMAINRSAEAMTIFSVVQAGLFPIIHMGRPWLAYWVLPIPNQFGSLWVNFNSPLLWDVFAISTYLSVSLVFWWTGLLPDFAMLRDRAVKPFQKKIYSLVSFGWTGRAKDWQRFEEVSLVLAGLATPLVLSVHTIVSFDFATSVIPGWHTTIFPPYFVAGAIFSGFAMVNTLLIIMRKVCSLEAYITVQHIELMNIVIMITGSIVGCAYITELFMAWYSGVEYEQYAFLNRATGPYAWAYWAMMSCNVFSPQFMWSKRLRTSIMFSFAISIVVNIGMWFERFVIIVTSLHRDYLPSSWTMFSPTFVDIGIFIGTIGFFFVLFLLYSRTFPVIAQAEVKSILKASGSKYKKLRDAGKPMYTMPEKTIYTNTVAATPVEAKEEVVVGNEEEKVSDLLSSLGKFDVATDTPDDLKQVKGIGPQMEQTLNQIGIYSFAQVSKMTQKEYDLLDSITGSFPGRAQRDDWAGQAKNLNNNK, translated from the coding sequence ATGGCGTCGCATTACGAAGCACCTATACGAAAACCCCTAGTAATTGGAGATAAAGGATACCACGATGTAACTGTGGATATTGCTGCTCCTGTAGAAGGGAAAGCAAACAAACAGTGGTGGATTGTTTTCTCTATTGCATTAATAGCATTCCTTTGGGGAGTTGGTTGTATAATATACACAGTATCTACAGGTATCGGTACTTGGGGATTAAATAAAACAGTAGGCTGGGCCTGGGATATTACCAACTTTGTATGGTGGGTAGGTATTGGGCATGCGGGAACATTGATTTCTGCAGTACTATTGCTGTTTAGACAAAAATGGAGAATGGCTATTAACCGTTCTGCAGAGGCAATGACAATTTTCTCTGTAGTGCAGGCAGGTTTGTTTCCAATAATACACATGGGGCGTCCTTGGTTGGCGTATTGGGTATTACCTATTCCTAACCAATTTGGTTCTTTATGGGTAAACTTTAACTCACCATTATTATGGGATGTATTTGCAATTTCTACTTACTTATCAGTATCATTAGTTTTCTGGTGGACTGGTCTTTTACCAGATTTTGCAATGTTACGTGATAGAGCTGTTAAGCCGTTTCAAAAGAAAATATACAGTTTAGTAAGTTTTGGTTGGACGGGTAGAGCAAAGGATTGGCAGCGTTTTGAAGAGGTTTCTCTTGTGTTAGCAGGTTTGGCAACTCCACTTGTACTTTCTGTACATACTATTGTATCTTTTGATTTTGCCACTTCGGTTATACCAGGATGGCATACAACAATTTTTCCTCCATATTTTGTGGCAGGTGCAATTTTCTCAGGATTTGCAATGGTAAACACGCTTCTTATTATTATGAGAAAAGTGTGTAGCTTAGAAGCGTATATTACAGTACAGCATATAGAGTTAATGAACATTGTAATTATGATTACTGGTTCTATAGTTGGTTGTGCATATATTACAGAGTTGTTTATGGCTTGGTATTCTGGTGTAGAATACGAGCAATACGCTTTCTTAAACAGAGCAACAGGACCTTACGCTTGGGCATACTGGGCAATGATGTCTTGTAATGTTTTCTCTCCGCAATTTATGTGGTCTAAGAGATTGCGTACTAGTATTATGTTCTCTTTTGCTATTTCTATTGTAGTAAACATAGGAATGTGGTTTGAGCGTTTTGTTATTATTGTAACATCATTACATAGAGATTATTTACCATCTTCATGGACAATGTTCTCTCCTACATTTGTAGATATAGGTATATTTATTGGTACAATAGGTTTCTTCTTTGTGTTGTTCTTGTTGTATTCTAGAACATTCCCTGTAATAGCGCAGGCAGAAGTAAAATCTATTTTGAAAGCTTCTGGTAGTAAGTACAAGAAGTTAAGAGATGCAGGTAAACCTATGTATACTATGCCAGAAAAAACAATTTATACTAATACTGTTGCAGCTACACCTGTAGAAGCAAAAGAAGAGGTGGTAGTTGGTAATGAGGAAGAAAAGGTTTCGGACTTATTAAGTTCTTTAGGTAAGTTTGATGTTGCTACTGATACACCAGATGACTTAAAGCAAGTTAAAGGTATTGGTCCGCAAATGGAACAAACATTAAACCAGATTGGGATATATAGTTTTGCTCAGGTTAGTAAAATGACACAGAAAGAGTATGATCTATTAGATTCTATTACAGGATCTTTCCCAGGAAGAGCACAAAGAGATGATTGGGCTGGACAAGCCAAGAACTTAAATAACAATAAATAA
- a CDS encoding TAT-variant-translocated molybdopterin oxidoreductase: MSSNKKYWKSEAELNPNDSIVEALKQNEFVQEIPVEDFLGDKEGLAASSTNRRDFLKYVGFSTAAATMAACEGPVVKSIPYVVQPDQIIPGVANYYATTIADGFDFASVLVKTREGRPIKIENNTDAKVNGSANARVQASVLSLYDSKRLQGPVSKGGAVEWSALDGVVKSKLTALKGSGKQIALLTQTYASPSTSRLIAEFKEVYGENVNHVTYDAISADAALNAFEEKYGERALADYNFEKAELIVSFGADFLGDWQGGGYDSGYSAGRVPKNGKMSRHIQFEANMSLTGANADKRVLLTPTQQKIALAKFYAKVMNVSVGGELPAAVEKAVLATAEEFKKAKGKAVVVTGLDDKDAQAIVLAINEKQSSVAFDAKAPKYVRQGSVKAVAELMVDMKAGKVGLLIMDGVNPAYTMPNSAEFTDALSKVDLSVAFSQSNNETVAVSTYAAAAPNYLESWGDVQIKKGHYALIQPTIKEIFDTRQFQSSLLVWMGSDKTYYDYIKETWSSSVLGDGKWNQALHDGVYKAPATIVDVVEETVASVVSEEESIVSSLVDLSMAASKLSKASSSGMELAFYSKVGMGDGQQANNPWLQEFPDPITRVSWDNYVTVSKADAEKLGLVNDHVANGGLDGSKVNLKVGDVELKEVPVIIQPGQAPGSVGLSFGYGRKSGLQAEMQTGVNAYALYQGGVSNQSVSVSKAEGMHEFACVQLHKTLMGRGDIIKETTLEIFNTKDHAEWNPVPQVSLNHNEVDAVSVSLWDDFDRSVGHHFNLSIDLNACTGCGACVIACHAENNVPVVGKDEVRKSRDMHWLRIDRYYSSEDTFEGDNVKKDEFDGLTGDKGSLSGFGELEDPSANPQVAFQPVMCQHCNHAPCETVCPVAATSHSRQGQNHMAYNRCVGTRYCANNCPYKVRRFNWFLYNNNDEFNYHMNNDLGKMVINPDVNVRSRGVMEKCSMCIQMTQKSILDAKRDGRTVKDSEFQTACSAACSSGAMVFGDVNDKESEVAELKESNRMYHLLEHIGTKPNVFYHVKVRNTQES; this comes from the coding sequence ATGTCATCAAACAAAAAATATTGGAAAAGCGAAGCGGAGTTAAATCCTAACGATTCCATTGTTGAGGCGCTAAAACAGAACGAATTTGTTCAGGAGATACCTGTTGAAGATTTCTTAGGTGATAAGGAAGGTTTAGCAGCAAGTTCTACTAATAGAAGGGATTTCTTAAAGTATGTAGGTTTTAGTACTGCTGCTGCAACAATGGCTGCTTGTGAAGGGCCGGTTGTAAAATCAATACCTTATGTTGTTCAGCCAGATCAAATTATACCTGGTGTTGCTAATTATTATGCAACAACAATAGCAGATGGTTTTGACTTTGCAAGTGTTTTGGTAAAAACTCGAGAGGGTAGGCCAATAAAAATTGAAAATAATACAGATGCTAAAGTAAACGGGTCCGCAAATGCTCGTGTGCAAGCTTCTGTTTTGTCATTATATGATAGTAAGAGATTGCAGGGTCCTGTATCTAAAGGGGGGGCTGTTGAGTGGTCTGCTTTAGATGGTGTGGTTAAGTCAAAATTAACTGCGTTGAAGGGTTCTGGTAAGCAAATTGCATTATTAACGCAAACTTACGCTAGTCCATCTACTTCTAGATTGATTGCTGAGTTTAAGGAGGTTTACGGTGAAAATGTAAATCATGTTACTTATGATGCTATTTCTGCTGATGCTGCATTAAATGCTTTTGAGGAAAAGTATGGTGAAAGAGCATTAGCTGATTATAACTTTGAGAAAGCTGAGTTGATTGTTTCTTTTGGAGCAGATTTTCTTGGTGATTGGCAAGGTGGTGGATATGATAGTGGGTATTCTGCTGGTCGTGTTCCAAAAAATGGAAAAATGTCAAGGCACATTCAGTTTGAGGCAAATATGTCGTTAACTGGTGCTAATGCAGATAAAAGAGTGTTGTTGACTCCTACACAGCAGAAAATTGCTTTAGCTAAATTTTACGCTAAAGTAATGAATGTGTCTGTAGGTGGTGAGTTGCCTGCTGCTGTAGAAAAAGCTGTTTTAGCTACTGCAGAAGAGTTTAAAAAGGCTAAAGGTAAAGCTGTTGTTGTAACAGGTTTAGATGATAAAGATGCTCAAGCGATTGTGTTGGCAATTAATGAAAAGCAGTCTAGTGTTGCTTTTGATGCTAAGGCACCAAAATATGTAAGACAAGGTAGTGTTAAGGCTGTTGCTGAATTAATGGTAGATATGAAAGCCGGTAAGGTGGGTCTGCTTATTATGGATGGCGTAAACCCTGCTTATACAATGCCAAATTCGGCTGAGTTTACAGATGCATTGTCTAAGGTAGATTTGTCTGTTGCTTTTTCACAAAGTAATAATGAGACTGTAGCTGTTTCTACTTATGCTGCTGCTGCTCCTAATTACTTAGAGTCTTGGGGTGATGTTCAAATTAAAAAAGGACATTATGCATTAATACAGCCAACAATTAAAGAGATTTTTGATACGCGTCAATTCCAATCATCGTTGCTAGTTTGGATGGGATCTGATAAGACGTATTATGATTATATTAAGGAAACTTGGAGTTCTTCTGTGTTAGGAGACGGAAAGTGGAATCAGGCGTTACATGATGGTGTTTATAAAGCACCTGCGACTATTGTAGATGTTGTTGAGGAAACTGTTGCTTCAGTTGTTTCTGAAGAAGAGTCGATAGTGTCATCTCTAGTAGATTTATCTATGGCGGCTTCTAAGTTATCTAAGGCATCTTCATCTGGTATGGAGTTAGCTTTTTACTCTAAGGTGGGTATGGGAGATGGTCAGCAGGCTAATAATCCATGGTTGCAAGAGTTTCCAGATCCAATTACTAGAGTATCTTGGGATAATTATGTTACTGTATCTAAAGCTGATGCTGAAAAGTTAGGTCTTGTTAATGATCATGTGGCTAACGGTGGTTTAGATGGTAGTAAGGTAAACCTTAAAGTGGGAGATGTTGAGTTAAAAGAGGTTCCAGTAATTATTCAGCCAGGTCAAGCGCCAGGTTCTGTTGGGCTTTCTTTTGGTTACGGAAGAAAATCTGGTTTACAAGCAGAAATGCAAACTGGTGTTAATGCGTATGCATTATATCAAGGAGGTGTTTCTAATCAATCTGTATCTGTGTCTAAAGCAGAAGGTATGCATGAGTTTGCTTGTGTGCAGCTTCATAAGACATTAATGGGTAGAGGTGATATTATCAAAGAAACTACATTAGAAATTTTTAATACTAAAGATCACGCAGAATGGAATCCAGTTCCTCAGGTATCTTTAAATCATAACGAAGTAGATGCTGTTTCAGTTAGTCTTTGGGATGATTTTGATCGTTCTGTTGGTCATCACTTTAATTTATCAATAGATTTAAACGCATGTACTGGTTGTGGGGCTTGTGTTATAGCTTGTCACGCTGAAAATAATGTGCCTGTTGTTGGTAAAGATGAAGTGCGTAAGTCTAGGGATATGCACTGGTTGCGTATAGATAGATATTATTCTTCTGAAGATACTTTTGAAGGAGATAATGTTAAGAAAGATGAATTTGATGGTTTAACTGGAGATAAAGGTTCTTTAAGTGGATTTGGTGAGTTGGAAGATCCTTCTGCTAATCCTCAAGTAGCTTTTCAGCCAGTAATGTGTCAACACTGTAATCACGCTCCATGTGAAACAGTTTGTCCTGTTGCTGCAACATCTCACAGTAGACAAGGTCAAAACCATATGGCGTATAATAGATGTGTTGGTACAAGATATTGTGCAAACAACTGTCCGTATAAAGTACGTCGTTTTAACTGGTTCTTGTATAACAACAATGACGAGTTTAATTACCATATGAATAATGATTTAGGAAAAATGGTAATTAATCCAGATGTAAATGTTCGTTCTCGTGGAGTAATGGAGAAATGCTCTATGTGTATTCAAATGACTCAAAAGTCTATTTTGGATGCTAAGAGAGACGGACGCACAGTAAAAGATAGTGAGTTTCAAACGGCTTGTTCTGCTGCATGTAGTAGTGGTGCAATGGTATTTGGAGATGTAAATGATAAAGAAAGTGAGGTTGCTGAATTAAAAGAAAGTAACCGTATGTATCATTTATTAGAGCACATTGGTACAAAACCAAATGTTTTCTATCATGTTAAAGTGAGAAATACACAAGAATCATAA
- a CDS encoding cytochrome c3 family protein produces the protein MKKVLYRNQLSKFLGVNLIAAMLFSVSLFSQSENADPAKGKQIFNQNCASCHSLDRKGTGPALRNVESRLEEEGLDREWIYAWVKNSSGVIKSGDSYANKIFAEYNNTAMTAFPTLSNGDIDNILAYTAAVEEKPAASAAVPVSGDVSGGSSSGVSNEIILGALALVFALLVAMLFMVNKTLRNIAKANGIDVERERAEKRIPIWKAFVQNQFLVLVSVVFLLLTSAYFVYGYFMQVGIDQGYEPVQPIHFSHKVHAGDNKVDCKYCHSSARVSKTSGIPSLNVCMNCHKSIYEYKGNPEGPSQSDIENGYTNEFYTKEIKKLYAAVGWDEEGQKYTGESKPVEWVRIHNLPDFVYFNHSQHVSVAGVECQTCHGPIEEMEVVSQHAPLTMGWCINCHRETNVKMEGNAYYDKIHEELSKKYGVGKLTAAMQGGLECGKCHY, from the coding sequence ATGAAAAAGGTTTTATACCGTAATCAACTTTCTAAATTTTTGGGTGTCAATCTGATAGCTGCAATGCTATTTTCAGTATCCCTATTTTCTCAATCAGAAAATGCTGATCCTGCAAAGGGGAAACAGATCTTTAATCAAAATTGTGCATCATGCCACTCTTTGGATAGAAAAGGAACTGGTCCTGCTTTAAGGAATGTGGAGTCTCGTTTAGAGGAAGAAGGTTTGGATCGTGAGTGGATTTATGCGTGGGTTAAAAATAGTTCAGGTGTTATTAAGTCTGGGGACTCTTATGCTAATAAGATTTTTGCAGAGTATAACAATACTGCAATGACTGCTTTTCCTACATTAAGTAATGGAGATATTGATAATATCTTGGCTTATACAGCTGCAGTAGAAGAAAAGCCTGCTGCTAGTGCTGCTGTTCCTGTTTCAGGTGATGTATCAGGTGGTTCCTCTAGTGGGGTTTCTAATGAGATTATCTTAGGAGCGTTGGCTTTGGTTTTTGCGTTGTTGGTTGCTATGTTATTTATGGTTAATAAGACTTTGCGTAACATTGCTAAAGCTAATGGTATTGATGTTGAGAGAGAAAGAGCTGAAAAACGAATTCCTATTTGGAAAGCGTTTGTTCAAAACCAGTTTTTGGTTTTGGTTTCTGTTGTATTCTTGTTGTTAACTAGTGCTTACTTTGTATATGGTTACTTTATGCAAGTGGGTATAGATCAGGGTTACGAGCCAGTTCAGCCAATTCATTTTTCTCATAAAGTTCATGCTGGAGATAATAAGGTAGATTGTAAGTATTGTCATTCTTCTGCTAGGGTTTCTAAGACTTCGGGTATTCCATCTTTGAATGTTTGTATGAATTGTCATAAATCGATATATGAGTACAAGGGTAATCCAGAGGGTCCTTCTCAGTCTGATATTGAAAATGGTTATACAAATGAGTTCTATACTAAGGAGATTAAAAAACTTTATGCTGCTGTTGGTTGGGATGAAGAAGGTCAAAAATATACTGGTGAGTCTAAGCCTGTAGAATGGGTTAGAATACATAATTTACCAGATTTTGTTTACTTTAATCACTCTCAGCACGTAAGTGTTGCTGGAGTTGAGTGTCAGACATGTCACGGTCCAATTGAGGAGATGGAAGTTGTTAGTCAGCATGCTCCATTAACTATGGGGTGGTGTATTAACTGTCATAGAGAAACAAATGTGAAAATGGAAGGTAATGCTTATTATGATAAAATTCATGAAGAGCTTTCTAAAAAGTATGGTGTAGGGAAGCTTACGGCTGCTATGCAAGGTGGTTTAGAATGTGGTAAGTGTCACTATTAA
- a CDS encoding SPOR domain-containing protein, with protein MKTLYTSIICLTLSTFCFAQEGDITIKQDKSLEKLLDLYTESNKTSKYYTIQIHSSQSPSKANSKKSEVQESFTNWFSEISFDQPNYKVRIGKFNTKFEAQQKLIEVHKKYPNAFLIADQKEK; from the coding sequence ATGAAAACACTTTATACAAGCATAATATGTCTTACCCTAAGCACTTTTTGTTTTGCTCAAGAAGGAGACATTACTATAAAGCAAGACAAAAGCCTTGAGAAGCTTTTAGATTTATACACTGAAAGCAATAAAACATCAAAATACTACACTATACAAATACATTCTAGTCAAAGCCCCAGTAAAGCTAACAGCAAAAAAAGTGAAGTACAAGAAAGCTTTACAAACTGGTTTTCAGAAATTAGTTTTGACCAACCAAATTACAAGGTGAGAATAGGAAAATTTAACACAAAATTTGAAGCTCAACAAAAACTAATAGAAGTACACAAAAAGTATCCTAACGCATTTTTAATTGCAGACCAAAAGGAAAAATAA
- a CDS encoding SPOR domain-containing protein, producing MKTTKIYISLFFLTFFSTLCFAQESEISINEEENKTTTVNQNTLLAPPFAIQIHQSTNIAEANKIKSEAKRNFPGMSTKLKSNQNIHSITLGNFNNIREANQKLKTVKTKYPSAVLISNQKE from the coding sequence ATGAAAACAACAAAGATCTACATCAGTCTATTTTTTCTGACTTTTTTCTCTACACTATGTTTTGCACAAGAAAGCGAAATATCAATAAACGAAGAAGAAAACAAAACAACAACAGTTAACCAAAACACATTACTAGCCCCTCCCTTTGCCATACAAATACACCAAAGCACAAACATAGCCGAAGCGAATAAAATAAAATCTGAAGCAAAAAGGAATTTCCCAGGAATGAGCACTAAGCTAAAAAGCAACCAAAACATACACAGCATTACGCTTGGCAATTTCAACAACATAAGGGAAGCCAACCAGAAGCTAAAGACAGTTAAAACAAAATACCCTTCAGCAGTATTAATATCTAATCAAAAGGAATAA